In Equus przewalskii isolate Varuska chromosome 6, EquPr2, whole genome shotgun sequence, one DNA window encodes the following:
- the QTRT1 gene encoding queuine tRNA-ribosyltransferase catalytic subunit 1, with the protein MAAAASPSSMESAPRIMRLVAECSRSRARAGELRLPHGPVATPVFMPVGTQATMKGITAEQLDALGCRICLGNTYHLGLRPGPELIQKAHGLHGFMNWPHNLLTDSGGFQMVSLVSLSEVTEEGVRFRSPYDGEETLLSPERSVEIQNALGSDIIMQLDDVVSSTVTGPRVEEAMFRSIRWLDRCIAAHRRPDQQNLFAIIQGGLDAHLRTTCLEEMTKRDVPGFAIGGLSGGESKNQFWRMVALSTARLPRDKPRYLMGVGYATDLVVCVALGCDMFDCVFPTRTARFGSALVPTGNLQLKKKQYEKDFRPIDPECACPTCQTHSRAFLHALLHSDNTAALHHLTVHNIAYQLQLMSAVRASIVEKRFPDFVRQFMGTMYGDPTLCPTWATEALASVGITLA; encoded by the exons ATGGCGGCGGCggccagcccctcttccatgGAGTCGGCCCCGCGGATCATGCGGCTGGTGGCCGAATGCAGCCGCTCCAGGGCCCGGGCGGGCGAGCTGCGGCTGCCGCACGGGCCGGTGGCCACTCCGGTGTTCATGCCAGTGGGCACGCAGGCCACCATGAAAGGCATCACGGCCGAGCAGCTGGATGCGCTGGGCTGCCGCATCTGCCTGGGCAACACCTACCATCTGGGTCTGAGGCCG GGCCCCGAGCTGATCCAGAAAGCCCACGGTCTCCACGGCTTCATGAACTGGCCCCACAATCTGCTGACG GACAGCGGCGGCTTCCAGATGGTGTCCCTGGTGTCCCTGTCCGAGGTGACCGAGGAGGGCGTCCGCTTCCGCTCCCCCTACGACGGCGAGGAGACCCTTCTGAGCCCCGAGAGGTCCGTGGAGATCCAGAACGCGCTGG GCTCGGACATCATCATGCAGCTGGACGATGTGGTCAGCAGCACGGTGACGGGGCCGCGCGTGGAGGAGGCCATGTTCAG GTCGATCCGCTGGCTGGACCGGTGCATCGCGGCCCATCGGCGGCCGGACCAGCAGAACCTCTTTGCCATCATCCAGGGTGGGCTGGACGCGCATCTCCGCACCACCTGCCTCGAAG AGATGACCAAGAGGGACGTGCCTGGCTTCGCCATTGGGGGCCTGAGCGGGGGTGAGAGCAAGAACCAATTCTGGAGGATGGTGGCGCTGAGCACAGCGAGGCTGCCAAGGGACAAGCCCCGCTACCTGATGGGGGTCGG CTATGCCACCGATCTGGTGGTCTGCGTGGCTCTTGGATGCGACATGTTCGACTGCGTCTTCCCCACGCGGACGGCG CGCTTCGGCTCCGCGCTGGTCCCCACAGGGAACCTGCAGCTGAAGAAGAAGCAGTATGAGAAGGACTTCCGCCCCATAGACCCCGAGTGTGCCTGTCCCACCTGCCAGAC GCACAGCCGGGCCTTCCTGCACGCGCTGCTCCACAGCGACAACACCGCCGCCCTGCACCACCTCACTGTCCACAACATCGCCTACCAG CTGCAGCTGATGAGCGCCGTGCGCGCCAGCATCGTGGAGAAGCGCTTCCCCGACTTCGTGCGGCAGTTCATGGGCACCATGTACGGTGACCCCACCCTCTGTCCCACCTGGGCCACGGAAGCCCTGGCCTCTGTGGGCATCACGCTGGCGTGA